TCCTTCACTAAGGGATGCTCCTCTGCTACCCTCTGGATGTTCTTCATTCTGTGTTACCTGTTGGCCTAGGCCCCCAGGCCCACTCAGTCTCTGCTCCAGGCCCTGCTCGTGACATCTTAACCAAGGCAGAGAAAGCCCCTATGCCATCCCTgtactgccccccccccccaggcttaTTGGGAGGCAGGATGCCTGGAACACTGGGTATGGTTGACAACACTACCCTTAGCCTTGCCAAGTCCCCTGCCCCATTGATGCTGAACTACAGCCTTGGCAGCCAGGCTTCGAGCCTCCTCAGTGAGAGGAAGGAGAGCCTCTCACTGCTTTATTTGGATCCCTAACCCTTCAGCCGcatgtccctctgtccctcttcttgcATGCTTTACCTATCCTGCACCCATGCCAATGTGCCAAGTCTCCCTTGGGAACCCAGCTGAGGCTGTTGTCCCCATTGGGTTGAGCCAAGCTAGGCCTCTGATGCCAGCTACTGCCTCCTTGCAGTGGGCATTGGTAGGCCTGTGCTGAGCTGTAATTTTTATGGTTTATAAACAATAAACTGTGACACCAGGCACATTTCTGTTTTCCCAGAGTGTGACCATTCCTGGTAATTTCCATCCTGTGGCATGGGAAAGGGACCTAAGGAAAGGAGGTCCCTAACTTAAGTGCTGACAGTCTCCTGCCACGCCTAAGGCCAAGGCTCCAGCTGACTCACCACCAGAGGGCGCAGCACTGATTGCCAGCATAGAGCTCCACCTTAGGCATTTGGACCGCGGCACTGGACCCTGCCGGGATGTAGCTGAGGGTGTGGCATGTTGTCTGGACCCAAAGGGGTCAGGGAACTAGAACCACTTCCCCATTCCCGGGGTGCCAGAGAACCCACCCTCAGAGGCAGTGGAGGGTGGGGTGGCTGAGGGCCAGGGCCTGGTGCCAGCAGCACCCGGATCTGAACCAGCCCTGGCTTATCATAACTGTGTTGACTCTGCCACTGTTATCTGTGGTCCAAGGATTTGCTTCACACCTGGACAGCTAAGAATAAAGCTGCCTTAAAGGCACTGTGCCAGCCGAGAGGGACATGAGCTGGCCTCAGAAGAGAGAGTCATAGGCATGGGCTGAAGCCAGGTCAGGGGCAGGCCCACTAGAGCCAGCCTAGGTTttgtttcctccttccttcagggCCTCCAGGCATAGAAGAGGCAATTTCTGGGTTCTCCCTCAGGCCACCTCTTCCCTGcatccctgttttgtttttcaaatgcaCCCACCCCTCCGAGTGCCTCCTTGCCTTTGGGAGTCTTCAATCCTAGACCCTTTCCAGGCCCCTCACAGACACTCTCTGGCTGCTCTGATCCATGAGTTGTATATGAAGAACCACCGCTGGCATAACTAGCAGGAGGCCACCTTTTATTCAGGTATGTTTGAGTTCCCATCCCCATCTCCAGGCTTTCTAGACCAATCCTTCTGAAAGCCACCACTACCCCACTGTCCCAGTGTTCCCCAGGGCAGGGCTGGGCTTCACCAGGCTAACATGGTCCAGGTACTTGACAGAGCCTCTGAGGAAGGCCTTGAGCAGCCTACAAAGAATTCAGGCTCACCAGCCCACATCAAAGTGCAGGGGTCTGGCCGTGACAACTGAGGGAGCAGCTGCCTCCTGAGCAGGTAGGGTGACTTGCTCCTACAAGTTGGCAGAAGTGGTTGCCACTGTCGGGTTGGTGTAAGACAAACTGTTACTGCCGTTACCTGCAGCAACCTGAGTGGAGGGAAAATAAATTCAGGGTTAAAAAAATCTAGCAGGTAGAACCCTGATGGCACCCCAGGCTAGGGGCCTGGCAGGTTCTAAGGGGTTAATTCAGAGTGTGCACCTGGCTGGGGCCCTGGATCAGCCAGGTGACTGTAAACACAGCAGGCATGcacttcttccccctccccttggCTATAAGgcccctcctgtctctctctccttttatttttttgatccTCTGGTCcaaagggctgtgtgtgtgtgtgtgtgtgtgtgtgtgtgtgtgtatgtgtagagattccataggaagaagaaaatgggacAAAAGGAAGCTCTTGTCTTCTTTTCCCACCCACTGGTCTTTGGGTCTCAGGTAGCCACAGTAATGATTTACTAGATCCTGTAGGGAAAGGTAGAgtgagggaagagggtgggatcTTCACTTTCCTAAAACTCCCAAGAACTACCTTAGTAGACTCATTTCACTAGAAGAAACTTCTTTTCAAAGACATCTGAGCCCCCCACCCTCTGGTCCCCAGTTTCTGTATCTACTCTCTAACCACTAGGAGGAGAGGGTAACATGAATGTTCACTCCTGCAGGCACAGTATTTTGCTTCACCTCTCGGCATCCTAATGAGCACAGTCTGGTACAACTCAGAATTCAGCAGTACAGGGCAAAACTTTTTGGAGAAGACTGACAGTCTCCCAAGATCTGACCCCACAACTCTACCTCCATTCccaaccttgctaggccatctGCTACCCACCTTTCTGAAGCTCGAGTTTCCCAGATACCTTTTCAGAAACCTCCACCCAACCAAGGCTCCTGCTCCAACATGTAGGACACAGTTTACCTCCTCATAGGGGCTACGTTTGGTACTGCCAGGCGGCACATAGCGTCCATGGGTGTGGTAGGTGGGATATTCACTCATAGGATGGTAGGTGTCCTGGGTTGGAAAGATGTCCAATTGCCCATAGCTCTTTCGGCGGCACTGGCACACTGCCTAGGGAGACAGGAGATTATATGGCCCGTGGGATTCCATTTACCAGGGGCACACTGCTGACGGCCTGATACTTACCAGGGCAATGAGATAGATGATGGCCAAAGCAACCAAAATACAGACCAGCACCAGCAGGGCAATGCCCCAACCTGGTACTCCAGGCCAAGACTGGGCAGAGGAAGGGAACTGCATCTCATTCACTAAAAGGAAAAACAGTGGTCAGGGAACCCACTCTTAGCACCCAAAGTCAACAGGTGCTGGGGCCCTGCACTGTACAGTGGTGCCTCACCATTGACTTTTGAAATAGCCAGATTATAGtcttctgcctccttctcatGCTGTACGAGCTGTGACTTCACCTCAGAGGCACTGACAGCACCCTCCCGGAAAATCACAGTCGATTCTACCACCACCGAGCCTGACCTGCTCACAGGAAATAGACGGCTCAGCCACAGGTCTCTGCTTATGGTTCTGCCTTTCTCCCCCGACATCACAAAGCCATGAGACTGTCCATCCTTCCCACAAGTCAACTGTACCTGAACTTGATAGTAGAGATCCCCAGAAAATCTTGGTTAAAAATCTGTAGAAACTGAGATAAGAGGAGAAGACACAAGTTTGATGCAAAAGATTCAAGCAGTTCTGAAGAGCTACTTCAGAAGACCAGGCTAATACCCACCAATCCAGAAATGTTCCTCTTCAGTTCTTGATAGTAGCTGGAGCTGTGGTCCTCCAGGGAAGAGTTAAACTGGTGATTCCAGATGTGAAAAGTCAAGAAGAAGAAAGTGACCCCAACAGACAGCTGAGGCGAACTAGTACTGGAGAAGGTAGGGGAGAGTGCAATAGTAGAAAGTAGGGAAAAGTAAGTGCTACTGACAATGGTGCTGTTGCCTGAAGTGGCAAGGGTAGCAGGAGTAACAGGGTGCTGACTTAGAACTGAAGATTGAGTGCCATTGATGACTGGAGTTGTAGGAGCCATTGCAGAGATATTATGGTTTGGACTGGTGGCTAAGCCCAATACAGAGCTGGTGGTTGGCACCAAGGAGCCATTGTGGCCTGGGATGATGGCTGAGCCTGATGTAGCCTTGATAGTAGAGATAGAGGTACTACGGTAAACTAGAGTGGTGGCCAAGTTGGAGTCAGAGCTATTCATTATAGTTGAGGCACCACTGTGGACTGGACTAGTAGCTGAGCCCAATGCAGATCTGGTAGTTGGGACCAAGGAACCATTGTGGATTGGAGTGCTAGCTAAGCCTGATATAGCGTTGGTGGTTTGGATGTAGGTACCATTGTGGATGGAAGTGGTGGTTGAGTCCACCGGAGGGCTGGAAGCTGGGGAGGTAGCACTGTGGACTGGAGTACTGGTCGAGTTCACTGGAGGACTAGTTGCTGGGGTCAAGGCACCACTGTGGCCTGGAGTGCTGGTCGAGTTCACTGGAGGACTAGTTGCTGGGGTCAAGGCACCACTGTGGCCTGGAGTGCTGGTCGAGTTCACTGGAGGACTAGTTGCTGGGGCCAAGGCACCACTGTGGCCTGGAGTGCTGGTCGAGTTCACTGGAGGACTAGTTGCTGGGGTCAAGGCACCACTGTGGCCTGGAGTGCTGGTCGAGTTCACTG
This is a stretch of genomic DNA from Meriones unguiculatus strain TT.TT164.6M chromosome 1, Bangor_MerUng_6.1, whole genome shotgun sequence. It encodes these proteins:
- the Muc1 gene encoding mucin-1 yields the protein MTPAIRAPFFLLLLLAFLKGFLALSHQKNGVASSQDTNSSLTMTTTPGHSGALTPATSPPVNSTSTPGHSGALAPATSPPVNSTSTPGHSGALTPATSPPVNSTSTPGHSGALAPATSPPVNSTSTPGHSGALTPATSPPVNSTSTPGHSGALTPATSPPVNSTSTPVHSATSPASSPPVDSTTTSIHNGTYIQTTNAISGLASTPIHNGSLVPTTRSALGSATSPVHSGASTIMNSSDSNLATTLVYRSTSISTIKATSGSAIIPGHNGSLVPTTSSVLGLATSPNHNISAMAPTTPVINGTQSSVLSQHPVTPATLATSGNSTIVSSTYFSLLSTIALSPTFSSTSSPQLSVGVTFFFLTFHIWNHQFNSSLEDHSSSYYQELKRNISGLFLQIFNQDFLGISTIKFRSGSVVVESTVIFREGAVSASEVKSQLVQHEKEAEDYNLAISKVNVNEMQFPSSAQSWPGVPGWGIALLVLVCILVALAIIYLIALAVCQCRRKSYGQLDIFPTQDTYHPMSEYPTYHTHGRYVPPGSTKRSPYEEVAAGNGSNSLSYTNPTVATTSANL